One region of Sus scrofa isolate TJ Tabasco breed Duroc chromosome 3, Sscrofa11.1, whole genome shotgun sequence genomic DNA includes:
- the RSL1D1 gene encoding ribosomal L1 domain-containing protein 1: MEGSASTPASAASTATSSSTVTTPASLEQLNEEQIKKAVETLLAHSKSRKNANGLLLNENENFFLMVVLWKIPSKELRVRLSLPHGIRSDLTDICLFTKDEPNLTPEQTERFYKKLLNKHGVKNISQIIPFRTLKKEYKAYEAKLRLLGSFDFFITDSRIRRLLPSHLGRHFYNRKKVPVSVNLQAKNLSREISDCVGGTVLNISKSGSCSTIRIGHTGMQVQHIVENVLAVAKRLSQALPEKWESVKLLYVKTERSVSLPVFSSFVSSRGEAKELRATNQKKKEGKKSQKKKEHLKTQQEKKETTKLRKKAGKAAPAPSVDDAAAKTGSAPAKGPGPQKKASRVSAPPKAQDESEEEIPLLVPLKETPATGSVEIPKDATRKKSPKKRPGQSPGPNTSRGKKRKAPPASETPAASETPAAAEPKTPAKGPGKKARVKEEVEKERNSLLGKKDPRQTPKKPEAKFFTTASKSAKKAPRTPKQWPKKPKVPQST, encoded by the exons ATGGAGGGCTCGGCTTCTACCCCGGCGTCCGCTGCTTCAACCGCAACTTCGTCTTCGACTGTAACGACCCCCGCCTCACTCGAGCAGCTGAATGAAGAGCAG ATTAAAAAGGCTGTGGAAACTCTCTTGGCACATTCCAAATCCAGGAAGAACGCGAATGGATTGCTTTTGAATGagaatgaaaatttctttttaatggtggTATTATGGAAAATTCCAAGTAAAGAACTGAGGGTCAGATT GTCCTTGCCTCATGGTATTCGATCAGATTTAACAGATATCTGTTTATTCACCAAAGATGAACCCAATTTAACTCCTGAACAGACAGAACGTTTTTATAAGAAGCTTTTGAACAAGCATGGGGTTAAAAACATTTCTCAG ATTATCCCCTTCCGAACtctaaaaaaggaatataaagccTATGAAGCCAAGCTCCGCCTCTTGGGCAGTTTTGACTTCTTCATTACGGACTCCAGAATCAGGCGGCTCTTACCCTCACACCTCGGGAGGCATTTCTACAACAGAAAGAA AGTTCCGGTATCTGTGAACCTTCAGGCCAAGAATTTGTCCAGAGAGATCAGTGACTGTGTTGGGGGAACTGTCCTAAACATCTCGAAAAGTGGTTCTTGCAG CACCATCCGCATCGGGCacacggggatgcaggttcagcaCATCGTTGAGAACGTCCTTGCCGTGGCAAAAAGGCTCTCCCAGGCCCTGCCGGAG AAGTGGGAGAGCGTGAAGCTCTTGTACGTGAAGACGGAGAGGTCGGTCTCCCTGCCTGTCTTCTCGTCGTTTGTCAGCAGTCGGGGCGAAGCGAAGGAACTGCGCGCCACAAATCAGAAGAAAAAG gaaggaaagaaaagccaaaagaagaaagaacatctTAAAACAcaacaggagaaaaaggaaaccacaaagcTGAGGAAAAAGGCTGGGAAGGCTGCACCAGCCCCAAGTGTAGATGATGCGGCTGCTAAAACTGGCAGTGCTCCAGCCAAAGGTCCTGGCCCCCAGAAGAAGGCCAGTAGGGTGAGCGCCCCACCTAAAGCGCAAGACGAATCCGAAGAGGAAATCCCACTGCTGGTCCCACTGAAGGAAACTCCAGCTACAGGAAGCGTGgag ATACcaaaagatgccaccagaaagaAGTCTCCAAAAAAGAGACCTGGTCAGAGTCCTGGTCCCAACACATCTcgtgggaagaaaagaaaggcccCCCCAGCTTCAGAGACCCCAGCAGCTTCAGAGACCCCAGCAGCTGCAGAACCCAAGACCCCAGCTAAAGGCCCAGGAAAGAAGGCAAGAGTCAAAGAAGaggtggagaaagaaagaaactctttgCTGGGGAAAAAAGACCCACGGCAGACTCCCAAAAAGCCAGAGGCCAAGTTCTTCACTACCGCCAGTAAATCTGCGAAGAAAGCTCCCCGTACCCCCAAacagtggccaaaaaaacccaaagtaccCCAGTCAACATAA